A single genomic interval of Falco cherrug isolate bFalChe1 chromosome 8, bFalChe1.pri, whole genome shotgun sequence harbors:
- the LANCL1 gene encoding glutathione S-transferase LANCL1 isoform X1: MMAQRALPNPYADYDKSLATGYFDTAGRLTPEFTQRLNNKIRELLQQMERGLKSADPHDCTAYTGWAGIALLYLHLHDVYGDPAYLQVAHEYVKKSLSCLTKRSITFLCGDAGPLAVAAVVYHKLQNQKQSEDCITRLLHLHKLDPRVPDELLYGRIGYLYALIFVNKHFGEEKIPQSHIQQVCEAVVASGESLAKRRNFTAKSPLMYEWYQEYYVGAAHGLAGIYYYLMQPGLGVSQVKLHNTVKPSVDYVCQLKFTSGNYPPCINDTRDLLVHWCHGAPGVIYMLVQAYKVFGEQQYLNDALQCAEVIWQHGLLKKGYGLCHGTAGNAYGFLTLYNLTQNMKYLYRACKFAEWCLSYGQHGCRTPDTPFSLFEGMAGTIYFLADLLVPTKAKFPAFEL; the protein is encoded by the exons ATGATGGCGCAGCGGGCCCTTCCTAACCCCTACGCGGACTATGACAAGTCCTTGGCCACCGGCTACTTCGACACCGCCGGGAGG ctgACCCCTGAATTCACACAGCGGCTGAATAACAAAAtcagagagctgctgcagcagatggagaGGGGCCTCAAGTCTGCCGACCCGCACGACTGCACCGCGTACACCGGCTGGGCAG GCATTGCTTTGCTGTATTTGCACTTGCATGATGTGTATGGAGACCCAGCCTACCTTCAGGTGGCCCACGAGTACGTGAAGAAAAGCCTGAGCTGTCTGACAAAACGATCCATCACTTTCTTGTGTGGAGATGCTGGGCCCCTGGCAGTGGCTGCTGTTGTCTACCACAAACTGCAGAACCAGAAGCAATCAGAAGACTGCATCACTCG tttgcTCCATCTACACAAGCTTGACCCACGAGTTCCAGATGAACTGCTGTACGGGCGCATAGGCTATCTCTATGCGCTAATATTTGTGAACAAGCActttggagaggaaaagatCCCTCAAAGTCACATTCAGCAG GTCTGTGAAGCAGTTGTAGCCTCAGGAGAGAGCTTGGCCAAAAGGAGGAACTTCACAGCAAAGAGCCCGCTGATGTATGAGTGGTACCAGGAGTACTATGTAGGGGCAGCCCATGGTTTGGCTGGGATTTACTACTATCTCATGCAG CCTGGCCTTGGAGTGAGCCAAGTAAAACTGCACAACACAGTCAAACCCAGCGTGGACTACGTCTGCCAACTAAAGTTCACATCTGGAAATTACCCTCCATGCATCAATGACACCAGAGACCTACTCGTCCACTGGTGCCATGGGGCACCAGGTGTTATCTACATGCTTGTCCAGGCCTACAAG GTCTTTGGGGAGCAGCAGTATCTAAATGATGCCTTGCAGTGTGCAGAAGTGATCTGGCAGCATGGGTTACTGAAGAAAGGCTATGGGCTGTGCCATGGGACAGCTGGCAACGCTTATGGCTTCCTCACACTGTACAACCTCACGCAGAATATGAAATACCTGTACAGGGCTTGCAAG tttgCAGAGTGGTGTTTAAGCTATGGCCAACATGGGTGCAGGACTCCAGACACACCATTCTCTCTCTTTGAAG GAATGGCTGGAACGATTTACTTTCTTGCTGACCTGCTGGTGCCAACCAAGGCGAAATTCCCTGCATTTGAACTCTAA
- the LANCL1 gene encoding glutathione S-transferase LANCL1 isoform X2: MQGIALLYLHLHDVYGDPAYLQVAHEYVKKSLSCLTKRSITFLCGDAGPLAVAAVVYHKLQNQKQSEDCITRLLHLHKLDPRVPDELLYGRIGYLYALIFVNKHFGEEKIPQSHIQQVCEAVVASGESLAKRRNFTAKSPLMYEWYQEYYVGAAHGLAGIYYYLMQPGLGVSQVKLHNTVKPSVDYVCQLKFTSGNYPPCINDTRDLLVHWCHGAPGVIYMLVQAYKVFGEQQYLNDALQCAEVIWQHGLLKKGYGLCHGTAGNAYGFLTLYNLTQNMKYLYRACKFAEWCLSYGQHGCRTPDTPFSLFEGMAGTIYFLADLLVPTKAKFPAFEL; this comes from the exons ATGCAAG GCATTGCTTTGCTGTATTTGCACTTGCATGATGTGTATGGAGACCCAGCCTACCTTCAGGTGGCCCACGAGTACGTGAAGAAAAGCCTGAGCTGTCTGACAAAACGATCCATCACTTTCTTGTGTGGAGATGCTGGGCCCCTGGCAGTGGCTGCTGTTGTCTACCACAAACTGCAGAACCAGAAGCAATCAGAAGACTGCATCACTCG tttgcTCCATCTACACAAGCTTGACCCACGAGTTCCAGATGAACTGCTGTACGGGCGCATAGGCTATCTCTATGCGCTAATATTTGTGAACAAGCActttggagaggaaaagatCCCTCAAAGTCACATTCAGCAG GTCTGTGAAGCAGTTGTAGCCTCAGGAGAGAGCTTGGCCAAAAGGAGGAACTTCACAGCAAAGAGCCCGCTGATGTATGAGTGGTACCAGGAGTACTATGTAGGGGCAGCCCATGGTTTGGCTGGGATTTACTACTATCTCATGCAG CCTGGCCTTGGAGTGAGCCAAGTAAAACTGCACAACACAGTCAAACCCAGCGTGGACTACGTCTGCCAACTAAAGTTCACATCTGGAAATTACCCTCCATGCATCAATGACACCAGAGACCTACTCGTCCACTGGTGCCATGGGGCACCAGGTGTTATCTACATGCTTGTCCAGGCCTACAAG GTCTTTGGGGAGCAGCAGTATCTAAATGATGCCTTGCAGTGTGCAGAAGTGATCTGGCAGCATGGGTTACTGAAGAAAGGCTATGGGCTGTGCCATGGGACAGCTGGCAACGCTTATGGCTTCCTCACACTGTACAACCTCACGCAGAATATGAAATACCTGTACAGGGCTTGCAAG tttgCAGAGTGGTGTTTAAGCTATGGCCAACATGGGTGCAGGACTCCAGACACACCATTCTCTCTCTTTGAAG GAATGGCTGGAACGATTTACTTTCTTGCTGACCTGCTGGTGCCAACCAAGGCGAAATTCCCTGCATTTGAACTCTAA